The genomic window GTCCAGGAGCACGCTCGAGTTGAAGCTCTTGCGCCCGGTCTCGCGAACCGCCCCCGCGAACAGGCCGGCTTGCGTGTCGCGCGCGACCGCGCGCAACGCGGTCGCATAGGGTTCGCGGTCGAACGATTCCATGACCGTGGCCTCGGGCCACACAACAAGGTCGAGCGGCGCACGCGCGGCTAATTGCGACGACATCCGCGCCGATTCCCGCACCATTTGTTCGTCGTACAGGCCGCTCCATTTCATGTCCTGCGGGAAGGCCGGCTGGATAATGCCCACGTTGAATGGCTGCTCGGGATAGGCCGCTTCGCGCAGAAGCAACGCGCCCCCGGCGTGCGCCAGGACCACGACGGCGGCGGCGGCGGCCAGCCGCCTGTAACGCCACGGTCCCTCCTGCGCGGCCAGGGCCAGCAGCGCATTTACCAGCGCCAGGATGAAAGAAATGAGGCTGACACCGCCCACGGCGGCAAGCTGCAACAGCCAGAGATTGGGCCCCTGGCTGTACCCGAGCGCGCTCCAGCCAAACCCAGTGAAAAGCCGGGCTTCGAGAAATTCCAGGAACGTCCAGAGCAGCGCCAGACCGAGCGCATTGCCAAACCGCGGCGCCTGCCGGCGCGCATGCACCCAGACCGCGCCGGTCAGCGCCCAGAACAGCGCCAGCAACAGGCAGAGCAACTCGTATCCGAGCACCGCGAAGCCGCCGACCCAGTAGATGTTCGATATTTGCCATTGCAGCAGGATCGTGTGAAAAACCCAGCCGGCGGCGAAGAATTGCGCGGCCGCTTCGAGCGCGCGCGCGCGCCGAACGCGCCAGAACAAGAGGGCCGGCGCAACCCACGCGAGCCAGTAGAAGTTCCATGAGGGGAAACTGACCGCGAGGAGCACTCCGGCAATCAAGGATATCCCGTATGTGCGAAGCAGTGCGCGCATGACGCGCGGCATCATGCGGCAGCCCGAGCCGATGCGTCAAGCCGGACGTTCTCGGGGCGGAACTCAAGACTCGCCGGTAAGCCCGATGCGCAAATACACGTGCCTACAGCAGGCGTTCACTGCCGGAGTGCGCACTTGCGCCCGGAACCGGTTTCGTTGTATCAAGAACGCATTGTTGCCGCCATCCAGACAAGGAGGACCCGTTGCCCGTCCCCGTTCCTGAAAACAGTTCTTCGGCGTTGTCGCGCGTCCGGAACGAACCAGCGCCAGAATTGATCCGCCTCATGGAAGCGCGGCTGCTTTTGCCGAAGGAGCGCATTCTCTGTTACGGCTGCGGCCGCGGGGCGGACGTTGCGTGGCTGAAAGCGCGCAAGTTCCGCGCACAGGGCTACGATCCCTATCCCTTGTTCGGCTATTCGTCGGAACCTTCCGGAACGTTCGATGTCGTCTGCCTCGTCTACCTGCTGACCCGCCTCAAGACCGACGAAAACCGGCGTGCCGTGGTCACGCGGGCGTTCGGCTATGTCCGGCCTGGCGGCCGGATGCTCGTTGTCACGCGGAACGCGCTGCGCCTCGCGGCGCAAGCCGGTCTGCAAGGGCCGGACGCAGCGACGCAATACCTCTGCGGCCTGTTGTCGGACTGTTCGGTTGCCGAGACGCAACTCCGCGAACTCGAGGGGGTTGTCACGACACTGTGTTTCAGCGCGCGGCGCCCCGGCAGCCTGGAGCCGCGCAACCCCGTAGTGCTGGTGCCGGACGATGGCGAAGCCGCAACCTGCTGCCAGGCCCTGGCGCGCGAACCGTATATCGGGCTCGACGTCGAGACGACGCTCGAAGAACCGCGGCGAATCTGCACAATCCAGTTGAGTGCCGCGGACCGGACCTATCTCATCGACGC from Candidatus Hydrogenedentota bacterium includes these protein-coding regions:
- the lnt gene encoding apolipoprotein N-acyltransferase; translation: MRALLRTYGISLIAGVLLAVSFPSWNFYWLAWVAPALLFWRVRRARALEAAAQFFAAGWVFHTILLQWQISNIYWVGGFAVLGYELLCLLLALFWALTGAVWVHARRQAPRFGNALGLALLWTFLEFLEARLFTGFGWSALGYSQGPNLWLLQLAAVGGVSLISFILALVNALLALAAQEGPWRYRRLAAAAAVVVLAHAGGALLLREAAYPEQPFNVGIIQPAFPQDMKWSGLYDEQMVRESARMSSQLAARAPLDLVVWPEATVMESFDREPYATALRAVARDTQAGLFAGAVRETGRKSFNSSVLLDRSGETAGYYDKVHLAPFGEYMPFSGILPFLRQIVPADVDAGEVQKVLPFEERTLGPLICFEVLFSPMAETLRRMGADTLVVVTNLGWFGRSCAAAQELDIARLRAIETRLPVIHAANTGLSGVFDPYGRFARMYEQYTALQTLAHRCMQVIPLPLPAARPVPWGPRTAPWAFAILAGLWVSAALAWGRRAPDRPWKD
- a CDS encoding methyltransferase domain-containing protein, with translation MEARLLLPKERILCYGCGRGADVAWLKARKFRAQGYDPYPLFGYSSEPSGTFDVVCLVYLLTRLKTDENRRAVVTRAFGYVRPGGRMLVVTRNALRLAAQAGLQGPDAATQYLCGLLSDCSVAETQLRELEGVVTTLCFSARRPGSLEPRNPVVLVPDDGEAATCCQALAREPYIGLDVETTLEEPRRICTIQLSAADRTYLIDALALGDWQPVKALLENDRVEKVIHNAQFEEDLFAKRGIRIRSVFDTLPASRRKHRRGVEGGHKLNEVCERELGIHMDKTLQTSDWTQRPLTPAQIAYAALDAEVLIDLYRVFHPPKPPETLSLFE